The following are from one region of the Halodesulfurarchaeum sp. HSR-GB genome:
- the gcvPB gene encoding aminomethyl-transferring glycine dehydrogenase subunit GcvPB, producing the protein MRHYDQARFHDDEGPEYEPLLSEKFGTEQAVEDTPLPDELTRDSLELPAPAEPELSRHYVRLSQQNYAIETGPYPLGSCTMKFNPPFTEDVAADPNGMVHPDRPGETIQGNLELLYTLQEYLAEIGGMDAVTLQPPAGAAGEFTGNRIAAAYHEANGEGHRSEVVVPDTAHGTNPASAAMAGYDVVEIPSGDDGRVELDALEAAVGEDTALFMLTNPNTLGLFERDIEDIAEIVHEAGGLVYYDGANLNALLGRARPGDMGYDIMHYNVHKTFATPHGGGGPGAGPVGVVDELTEFLPTPQVREQDDGDGYELFEPAQTIGKVHNYQGNWLVLIKAMAYIARLGDEGLCATSANAVLNANYLATQIDLDIPFEPFHHEFVASAGDLDASDMAKRMLDFGVHPPTTKWPEIVSQALMTEPTEGESKETLDLLAEAFNAAKTSDEEALSSAPHRTTARRIDQADAARNPRLSWQALEEN; encoded by the coding sequence ATGCGACACTACGATCAGGCCCGCTTCCACGACGACGAGGGGCCGGAGTACGAACCGTTGCTCTCCGAGAAGTTCGGAACCGAGCAGGCCGTCGAGGACACTCCGTTGCCCGACGAGCTGACACGGGACTCACTGGAACTTCCGGCCCCAGCCGAGCCGGAACTCTCCCGGCACTATGTTCGGCTCTCCCAGCAGAACTACGCCATCGAGACGGGGCCCTACCCGCTTGGCTCCTGTACGATGAAGTTCAATCCGCCGTTCACCGAGGACGTGGCGGCGGACCCCAACGGGATGGTCCACCCCGATCGCCCGGGAGAGACCATCCAGGGGAACCTGGAACTGCTCTACACCCTCCAGGAGTACCTCGCGGAGATCGGCGGCATGGATGCCGTGACCCTCCAGCCGCCCGCCGGGGCTGCTGGGGAGTTCACCGGCAACCGGATCGCCGCCGCCTACCACGAGGCAAACGGCGAGGGCCACCGGAGTGAAGTCGTCGTTCCGGACACGGCCCACGGGACGAACCCCGCGAGCGCGGCGATGGCCGGCTACGACGTGGTCGAGATTCCCAGCGGCGATGACGGCCGGGTCGAACTCGACGCGCTGGAAGCCGCGGTCGGTGAGGACACCGCGCTGTTCATGCTCACGAACCCCAACACGCTGGGGCTGTTCGAGCGTGACATCGAGGACATCGCCGAAATCGTCCACGAGGCCGGCGGCCTGGTCTACTATGACGGCGCGAACCTCAACGCGCTCCTCGGCCGGGCCCGACCGGGCGACATGGGCTATGACATCATGCACTACAACGTGCACAAGACCTTCGCCACGCCACACGGTGGCGGCGGTCCAGGGGCCGGCCCCGTGGGTGTCGTCGACGAACTCACCGAGTTCCTCCCGACCCCACAAGTTCGCGAGCAGGACGACGGTGACGGGTACGAACTGTTCGAGCCGGCACAGACTATCGGCAAAGTTCACAATTACCAGGGGAACTGGCTGGTCCTGATCAAGGCCATGGCCTACATCGCCCGCCTGGGCGACGAGGGGCTGTGCGCGACGAGCGCGAACGCCGTGCTCAACGCCAACTACCTGGCGACTCAGATCGATCTGGACATTCCCTTCGAGCCGTTCCACCACGAGTTCGTGGCCAGTGCCGGCGACCTGGACGCCTCGGACATGGCAAAGCGGATGCTGGACTTCGGTGTCCACCCGCCCACGACAAAGTGGCCGGAGATCGTCTCGCAGGCCCTGATGACCGAACCGACCGAGGGCGAGAGTAAAGAGACACTCGATCTCCTCGCGGAGGCGTTCAACGCGGCGAAGACATCCGACGAGGAGGCACTCTCGAGTGCGCCCCATCGGACGACGGCCCGCCGGATCGACCAGGCTGATGCCGCACGCAACCCGCGGCTCTCCTGGCAGGCCCTCGAGGAGAACTAG
- a CDS encoding TatD family hydrolase gives MRDLGTPVLDDHLHLDRAGKGIEAVKDFARSGGTHLLVCNKPSWHLDIEPETGTDFRPVFETTRSLVAEASEVLPGRAWPVLGVHPALISRLTDDRGLAVSEARDLMMAGIDVAGELAASGDAVAIKSGRPHYDVEPAVWDASNTVLKHALEVAADADVAVQLHTEETEDLTAVADWATDRGLEPKRVVKHYSSGRLTGVTPSVMSQQSYLEKAVAAGEPFLMETDYVDDPDRPGMVMGPKTVPRRVNWLLEQGHEEAVERAHVETPRSVYEIDTRATLDRD, from the coding sequence ATGCGCGATCTGGGGACCCCAGTGCTCGACGATCACCTCCATCTCGACCGGGCGGGAAAGGGCATCGAAGCCGTGAAAGATTTCGCCCGGAGCGGCGGGACCCATCTCCTCGTCTGTAACAAGCCGTCCTGGCACCTCGACATCGAGCCGGAGACTGGAACTGACTTCCGACCAGTCTTCGAGACGACGCGTTCGCTGGTCGCCGAGGCAAGCGAGGTGCTGCCGGGGCGCGCCTGGCCAGTGCTTGGTGTGCATCCCGCCCTCATCTCCCGGCTGACCGACGATCGCGGGCTGGCCGTCTCGGAGGCTCGTGACCTCATGATGGCCGGGATCGACGTGGCCGGTGAGCTGGCTGCCTCGGGGGACGCCGTCGCGATCAAGTCGGGCCGACCACACTACGACGTCGAGCCGGCGGTCTGGGATGCTTCGAATACGGTGCTCAAACACGCCCTGGAGGTCGCCGCCGACGCTGACGTGGCCGTCCAGCTCCACACCGAAGAGACCGAAGACCTCACGGCGGTCGCCGACTGGGCCACCGATCGGGGGCTCGAACCGAAACGGGTCGTCAAACACTACAGCAGCGGCCGGCTCACGGGCGTGACACCGAGCGTGATGAGCCAGCAATCCTACCTGGAAAAAGCCGTGGCGGCCGGCGAGCCGTTCCTCATGGAGACAGACTACGTTGATGACCCCGATCGACCGGGGATGGTCATGGGACCGAAGACCGTCCCGCGCCGGGTGAACTGGCTGCTCGAACAGGGCCACGAGGAGGCTGTCGAACGCGCCCACGTCGAGACGCCGCGATCAGTCTACGAAATCGACACGCGGGCGACCCTCGATCGAGACTAA
- a CDS encoding NYN domain-containing protein, whose protein sequence is MGWLSSRLGSTPRVGLFVDGPNVLREEFDVDLDELRETAGEHGALGITRLYLDQKAPSGLIQAGEAHGFDVRITSGDVDVKLAVEATAAVHDADLDVLAIASRDTDFKPVIELANRAGISTLAIAPGTHGRSDALVAAATEAVVLD, encoded by the coding sequence ATGGGATGGCTCTCCAGCCGACTCGGCTCGACCCCCCGGGTCGGGCTGTTCGTCGACGGTCCGAACGTCCTCCGTGAGGAGTTCGACGTGGACCTCGACGAACTCCGTGAGACAGCCGGCGAGCACGGCGCATTGGGGATCACACGGCTCTACCTCGACCAGAAGGCCCCATCCGGCCTGATTCAGGCCGGCGAGGCCCACGGGTTCGACGTGCGCATCACCAGCGGCGACGTCGACGTGAAACTGGCCGTCGAGGCCACGGCAGCAGTTCACGACGCTGATCTGGACGTGCTCGCGATCGCCTCCCGGGATACCGACTTCAAGCCCGTGATCGAGCTGGCCAACCGCGCCGGCATCTCCACGCTCGCGATCGCACCCGGCACCCACGGGCGATCCGACGCGCTCGTCGCGGCCGCGACCGAGGCCGTCGTCCTCGACTGA
- a CDS encoding DUF2150 family protein yields MSAPDAEFYSEERWENWLDRLREEDIDPEDEESARLLLNLQDDVAIAVAKILTAYTDGELDDEQTLSELAEIRDVVLSDPEIENEDTLMLVDGVQTSLVAVFYSAERFVADGPVADGTVEEHIRHAAAAEGEEDLDAALGHASAAGTQLIDGDSLDIGVTEEIEYGLVTEWVNGLDSLREALADPEVIEPDEE; encoded by the coding sequence ATGAGTGCCCCCGACGCGGAGTTCTACTCCGAGGAACGCTGGGAGAACTGGCTGGATCGCCTTCGCGAAGAGGACATCGACCCGGAGGACGAGGAGTCCGCACGGCTCCTTCTGAACCTCCAGGATGACGTGGCGATCGCGGTCGCGAAGATCCTGACGGCCTACACCGACGGCGAGCTCGACGACGAGCAGACGTTGAGCGAACTCGCGGAGATCCGCGATGTCGTCCTCTCGGACCCGGAAATCGAGAACGAGGACACCCTCATGCTCGTCGACGGCGTCCAGACCAGTCTGGTCGCGGTCTTCTACAGCGCCGAGCGCTTCGTCGCCGATGGGCCGGTCGCGGACGGAACGGTCGAGGAGCACATCCGCCACGCCGCCGCGGCGGAGGGCGAGGAGGACCTGGACGCCGCGCTGGGCCATGCCTCCGCGGCCGGCACCCAGTTGATCGACGGCGACTCGCTGGACATCGGTGTCACCGAGGAGATCGAGTACGGCCTCGTGACCGAGTGGGTCAACGGGCTGGATTCGCTCCGCGAGGCCCTGGCCGATCCGGAAGTCATCGAACCGGACGAGGAGTAG
- the gcvT gene encoding glycine cleavage system aminomethyltransferase GcvT, which produces MALRTPPLHAVHETRGASFTDFGGWEMPVEFDSINEEHEAVRTAAGIFDVSHMGEITVTGPDATELMNRLTTNDVSALEPGEAQYAAITDEDGIIIDDTVVYRLPASLPEGTPGAGADYLFIPNAGHDAQMHERWTAHREQWGLDAEVTNLTDEYGIVAVQGPDAEDLVAAAAGEAARDLGRFSAEAMTIADVPAWVARTGYTGEDGYEIVVPMDDIEPVWAAFDCQPCGLGARDTLRLEYGLLLSGQDFNPEENPRTPLEAGIGFAVDLDTDFVGRDALAAQQESGVEQVFTGFVLEERGVPRHGYSITDEDGAEIGAVTSGTMSPTLGEPIGLGYVDEGRAEDGETVFISIRDEGKRAVVRTPPFIGENQ; this is translated from the coding sequence ATGGCCCTGCGGACGCCACCGCTTCACGCGGTTCACGAAACCCGAGGCGCGTCGTTCACCGATTTCGGCGGCTGGGAGATGCCGGTCGAGTTCGATTCGATCAACGAGGAACACGAGGCCGTCAGGACGGCTGCCGGGATCTTCGACGTCTCGCATATGGGTGAGATCACGGTCACGGGGCCAGACGCGACCGAGTTGATGAATCGGCTGACGACCAACGACGTTTCCGCCCTCGAACCGGGCGAGGCCCAGTACGCGGCCATTACCGACGAGGACGGCATCATCATCGACGACACGGTCGTCTACCGTCTCCCGGCGTCCCTTCCCGAGGGGACCCCTGGGGCTGGTGCCGATTACCTCTTCATCCCGAACGCCGGCCACGACGCCCAGATGCACGAGCGATGGACGGCCCATCGCGAACAGTGGGGGCTCGACGCCGAGGTAACGAACCTGACCGACGAGTATGGTATCGTCGCCGTCCAGGGACCGGACGCCGAAGATCTGGTTGCCGCGGCTGCCGGCGAGGCGGCCCGGGACCTCGGTCGGTTCAGCGCCGAAGCGATGACAATCGCCGACGTGCCGGCCTGGGTCGCCCGAACCGGGTACACCGGTGAGGACGGCTACGAGATAGTCGTCCCGATGGACGATATCGAACCCGTCTGGGCGGCCTTTGACTGTCAGCCCTGTGGGCTCGGGGCCCGGGACACGCTCCGACTCGAGTACGGACTGTTGCTCTCGGGGCAGGACTTCAACCCCGAGGAGAACCCGCGGACGCCCCTCGAGGCCGGGATCGGCTTCGCCGTCGACCTCGACACCGACTTCGTTGGTCGCGACGCACTCGCGGCCCAGCAGGAGTCCGGTGTCGAGCAGGTGTTTACCGGCTTCGTCCTGGAAGAACGAGGCGTGCCCCGGCACGGCTACTCGATCACCGACGAGGACGGTGCGGAGATCGGTGCGGTGACCAGTGGGACGATGAGCCCCACGCTGGGCGAGCCGATCGGGCTGGGATACGTTGACGAAGGTCGGGCCGAGGACGGCGAGACAGTATTTATATCAATTCGGGACGAAGGGAAGCGAGCAGTCGTTCGAACACCCCCGTTCATAGGAGAAAACCAATGA
- a CDS encoding SagB/ThcOx family dehydrogenase, whose translation MTETAPSAGEEIELPEPRTESSQSVESAIAARRSRREFQPGPVELADVSQLLWAAQGETDAEGHRAAPSAGATYPLEVFCSVGADGVPGLDAGVYQYRPASHSLVPVAVEPVQAELRAASYDQEVVEAAPVALLIAGIEERTAQEYGARAGELYVPMEAGHVGENIHLQVESLGLATVSVGGFEDTAVAEVMEFEDERPLAIYPIGQRVD comes from the coding sequence ATGACCGAGACAGCGCCCTCTGCGGGCGAGGAAATCGAGCTCCCCGAGCCGCGAACCGAGAGCTCCCAGTCAGTCGAGTCCGCAATCGCCGCCCGTCGGTCCCGCCGGGAGTTCCAGCCCGGGCCAGTTGAGCTCGCCGACGTTTCTCAGCTGCTCTGGGCCGCGCAGGGCGAAACCGACGCGGAGGGGCACCGCGCAGCTCCGAGTGCTGGTGCGACCTACCCGCTCGAAGTGTTCTGTAGTGTCGGGGCGGATGGTGTGCCCGGCCTCGACGCTGGTGTCTACCAGTATCGGCCGGCGTCACACAGCCTCGTCCCGGTCGCGGTCGAACCGGTTCAGGCCGAGCTTCGGGCGGCCTCGTACGATCAAGAAGTGGTCGAAGCGGCCCCGGTGGCACTCCTCATCGCGGGCATCGAGGAGCGAACGGCCCAGGAGTACGGGGCGCGAGCGGGCGAACTCTACGTCCCGATGGAAGCCGGTCACGTCGGGGAGAACATCCACCTGCAGGTCGAATCCCTCGGACTCGCCACCGTCTCGGTGGGCGGCTTCGAGGACACGGCGGTCGCCGAGGTCATGGAGTTCGAGGACGAGCGGCCGCTCGCGATCTATCCGATCGGCCAGCGCGTGGATTAG
- the gcvH gene encoding glycine cleavage system protein GcvH, translating into MSFEIPENLYYTESHEWVDPETGKIGITDYAQDELGDIVFVEFPGVGDHLETDDELGVVESIKAVSDIYSPVSGEVTAVNEALEGEPELLNDDPYGEGWLVELDLDSTDEVESLLTPEEYESQL; encoded by the coding sequence ATGAGCTTCGAAATACCCGAGAACCTGTACTACACCGAATCGCACGAGTGGGTCGACCCCGAGACCGGCAAGATCGGGATCACCGATTACGCCCAGGACGAACTTGGCGACATCGTCTTCGTCGAGTTCCCCGGCGTCGGCGACCATCTCGAGACCGACGACGAACTCGGCGTCGTGGAGAGTATCAAGGCCGTCTCCGACATCTACTCGCCGGTCAGCGGCGAGGTAACCGCCGTCAACGAGGCCCTCGAAGGGGAGCCAGAACTCCTCAACGACGATCCGTACGGTGAGGGCTGGCTCGTCGAACTCGATCTCGACTCCACAGACGAGGTCGAATCGCTTCTGACACCCGAAGAATACGAGTCCCAGCTGTAA
- the gcvPA gene encoding aminomethyl-transferring glycine dehydrogenase subunit GcvPA, whose protein sequence is MSGSPYAPNTETDTSEMLDAVGVSDVEALFDIPEPVRFDGDFDIESRSEPAVLNMVSDMLGNNDDLTEFLGRGYYDHYVPSVVDRLSLRSEFLTSYTQYQPEVTQGFLQALFEYQSILVELTGLPVANASMYDAASGLAEAALLASRIRDADGTDVLVPEYVREERVSVLENYVAGHDINVKRVGTADGTLDIDALTAAVDEDTLMVYAESPTTRGTIEEHLAEIGEIAHENDAMFAVASDPVAMSILEAPGDLGADVVVGDAVLGMPNAYGMGLGIFATRDDYLRHVPGRLIGIGEDQDGKRAFTLTLQTREQHIRRERATSNICTNQAWVALRTAIHAASLGPDGLVDLAEQMVELPRDLAAQLDALPGIEAPVHDRHHFREFVARTEAPASEIAADLEDEGFAVQAVDDHELQFTVTETNEHAVDDLLAAVEEVVA, encoded by the coding sequence ATGTCAGGAAGTCCGTACGCGCCAAATACCGAGACGGACACGTCGGAGATGCTGGACGCAGTCGGGGTATCGGACGTCGAAGCGCTGTTCGACATCCCGGAGCCGGTCCGGTTCGACGGCGACTTCGACATCGAATCCCGGTCCGAGCCGGCGGTCCTCAACATGGTCTCGGACATGCTCGGGAACAACGACGACCTGACCGAGTTCCTCGGTCGTGGGTACTACGATCACTACGTGCCCTCGGTCGTCGACCGCCTCAGCCTGCGCTCGGAGTTCCTGACCTCCTACACGCAGTACCAGCCGGAGGTCACCCAGGGCTTCCTGCAGGCGCTCTTCGAGTACCAGTCGATCCTCGTGGAACTCACTGGGCTCCCGGTCGCGAACGCCTCGATGTACGACGCCGCGAGTGGACTGGCCGAGGCCGCCCTGCTGGCCTCCCGTATTCGGGACGCCGACGGGACCGACGTGCTGGTCCCCGAGTACGTCCGCGAGGAGCGGGTTTCGGTCCTGGAGAACTACGTCGCCGGCCACGACATCAACGTGAAGCGAGTCGGGACCGCAGACGGGACCCTGGACATCGATGCGCTTACTGCGGCCGTCGACGAGGACACCCTGATGGTCTACGCGGAGTCCCCGACCACCCGCGGAACCATCGAGGAACACCTCGCCGAGATCGGCGAAATCGCCCACGAGAACGACGCCATGTTTGCCGTAGCGAGCGATCCAGTCGCCATGTCCATCCTGGAGGCGCCGGGCGATCTCGGCGCTGACGTGGTCGTCGGTGACGCCGTGCTGGGCATGCCAAACGCCTACGGCATGGGCCTGGGCATCTTTGCCACCCGGGACGACTACCTGCGACACGTTCCCGGTCGCCTGATCGGCATCGGCGAGGACCAGGACGGCAAGCGGGCGTTCACCCTCACCCTCCAGACCCGCGAACAGCACATCCGTCGCGAGCGGGCAACGAGTAACATCTGTACGAACCAGGCCTGGGTCGCGCTCCGAACTGCCATCCACGCGGCCTCACTCGGGCCCGACGGGCTCGTGGACCTGGCCGAGCAGATGGTCGAGTTGCCCCGCGACCTGGCCGCACAGCTCGATGCCCTGCCGGGAATCGAGGCCCCGGTTCACGACCGCCATCACTTCCGCGAGTTCGTCGCCCGGACCGAGGCCCCCGCCTCGGAGATCGCCGCGGACCTCGAGGACGAAGGCTTCGCGGTGCAGGCGGTCGACGATCACGAACTCCAGTTTACCGTGACCGAAACCAACGAACACGCAGTCGATGATCTACTCGCCGCCGTCGAGGAGGTGGTCGCCTGA